One segment of Strix aluco isolate bStrAlu1 chromosome 17, bStrAlu1.hap1, whole genome shotgun sequence DNA contains the following:
- the ZGPAT gene encoding zinc finger CCCH-type with G patch domain-containing protein → MDEESLEAAIQTYNAQLQQVELALGAGLDPSQQSDLIQLQEDLKQLIELTESSLVSVKKSKLLATLDTSASSSSSPGLEQDTNPDSSAQDVEYAAFKEAIAELGTEEKPSADNSEVSKRDEETDDKNESKYSEEEEESDREEEEEELSGMKVKAPYYSSWGTLEYHNAMIVGTEDLEDGSAGVRVLYLYPTHKSLKPCPFFLDDKCRFKENCRFSHGQVVSVEELQPFQEPNLSALEVGSACLAKHSDGIWYTAKITDIDSGYYTVKFDSLLLKEAVVEGDSVIPPLRSEDGAESAESDDDSVDDSGYAKVIDSGVPENGEWTPACSSSFGGWEAHTRGIGSKLLVQMGYEFGKGLGKNAEGRVEPVQAVVLPRGKSLDQCAEVLQKKKQGKLDPDRSRKCRAKGNSSGQSPGGSRKPPRNVFDFLNEKLRGKSSGEKAGGMALPERNSKEIYHASKSTKKALSVRLFQTMEKIEQTQKDIRGIQQALARNVGRHSVATAQLEEKLANAHKQLGQLQAQEASLQREQKKADTHKKMTEF, encoded by the exons ATGGATGAAGAGAGTCTGGAAGCAGCCATTCAGACCTATAATGCCCAGCTGCAGCAAGTGGAGCTGGCTTTAGGGGCAGGCCTGGACCCATCGCAGCAGTCGGACTTGATTCAGTTGCAGGAAGATTTAAAGCAGCTGATAGAACTGACTGAATCCAGCCTGGTGTCTGTTAAAAAGAGCAAACTTCTGGCTACTTTAGATACAagtgcttcctcctcctcctccccaggtcTGGAGCAGGACACCAACCCAGACAGTTCTGCCCAAGATGTGGAGTATGCTGCTTTTAAGGAGGCCATTGCTGAGCTTGGAACTGAGGAGAAGCCTTCAGCTGATAACAGCGAGGTAtcaaagagagatgaagaaactGATGACAAAAATGAATCAAAGTACAgcgaagaggaggaggagtctgacagagaggaggaggaggaggaattaaGCGGGATGAAGGTTAAAGCCCCCTACTACAGTTCTTGGGGGACCCTGGAGTACCATAATGCCATGATTGTGGGGACAGAGGACTTGGAAGACGGCAGTGCAGGAGTCAGAGTGTTGTACCTCTATCCAACTCACAAGTCTCTGAAGCCGTGCCCGTTCTTCTTGGATGACAAATGCAGATTTAAAGAGAACTGTCg GTTTTCGCATGGCCAGGTGGTCTCTGTGGAAGAGCTTCAGCCATTTCAGGAGCCCAACCTGAGCGCGCTGGAGGTGGGCTCAGCCTGCCTGGCGAAACACAGCGATGGGATATGGTACACGGCAAAAATAACCG aCATCGACAGTGGTTACTACACTGTGAAGTTTGATTCCCTGCTGCTCAAGGAAGCTGTTGTGGAAGGAGACAGCGTCATTCCCCCACTGCGAAGCGAAGACGGTGCCGAATCTGCCGAGTCTGATGACGACAGCGTTGATGATTCTGGTTATGCTAAAG TGATAGATTCGGGAGTTCCCGAGAACGGGGAATGGACTCCGGCGTGCAGTTCCTCTTTCGGTGGCTGGGAAGCCCATACTCGTGGTATCGGCTCCAAACTGCTCGTTCAGATGGGATACGAGTTCGGAAAAG GGTTAGGGAAGAACGCTGAGGGCCGCGTGGAGCCGGTGCAGGCTGTGGTACTTCCTCGGGGGAAGTCCCTCGACCAGTGTGCTGAGGTGcttcagaagaagaaacaggGGAAGCTGGACCCAGACAGATCAAGGAAATGCCGAGCGAAGGGAAACAGCTCTGGACAATCGCCTGGGGGCAGCCGTAAGCCTCCCCGCAACGTATTTGACTTTTTGAATGAGAAACTGCGAGGGAAGAGCAGTGGGGAGAAGGCTGGAGGGATGGCACTGCCCGAGAGGAACAGCAAAGAGATCTACCACGCTAGCAAGAGCACCAAGAAGGCCCTGAGCGTCCGCCTCTTCCAGACGATGGAGAAGATTGAACAGACGCAGAAGGATATCAGAGGAATCCAGCAGGCCCTGGCACGCAACGTTGGACG GCACAGCGTTGCTAcagctcagctggaggagaagcTGGCTAATGCCCACAAAcagctggggcagctgcaggCCCAGGAAGCCAGTCTGCAGCGGGAGCAGAAGAAGGCAGACACGCATAAGAAGATGACTGAGTTCTAG